The Doryrhamphus excisus isolate RoL2022-K1 chromosome 1, RoL_Dexc_1.0, whole genome shotgun sequence genome includes a window with the following:
- the fabp2 gene encoding fatty acid-binding protein, intestinal produces MTFNGDWKVDRNENYEKFMEQMGINMVKRKLAAHDNLKITILQNGDKFHVKESSNFRTLEIDFTLGVTFEYSLADGTELSGAWAMEGDTLKGIFNRKDNGKQLTTTRIVQGDELIQSYNYEGVDAKRIFKRT; encoded by the exons ATGACTTTCAACGGCGACTGGAAAGTGGACCGCAATGAGAACTATGAGAAGTTCATGGAGCAGATGG GTATCAACATGGTGAAGAGGAAGCTGGCCGCCCACGACAACCTCAAAATCACCATCTTGCAGAACGGAGACAAGTTCCACGTCAAGGAGAGTAGCAATTTCCGCACCCTGGAAATAGACTTCACCCTGGGCGTCACCTTTGAGTACAGCCTGGCCGACGGGACAGAACTATCT GGCGCATGGGCGATGGAGGGGGACACGCTGAAGGgcattttcaacaggaaagacaACGGCAAGCAACTGACAACCACCAGAATTGTGCAAGGAGATGAGCTCATACAG AGCTACAACTATGAAGGCGTGGACGCTAAAAGAATTTTCAAGAGGACTTAG
- the gucy1b1 gene encoding guanylate cyclase soluble subunit beta-1, with amino-acid sequence MYGFVNHALELLVLRNYGPEVWEDIKREAQLDIEGQFLVRIIYEDAKTYDLVGAASKVLKIDAGDILQMFGKMFFEFCQESGYDTILRVLGSNVREFLQNLDALHDHLGTIYPGMRAPSFRCTDAEKGNNLILHYYSEREGLQDIVIGIIKTVAQQIHGTEIEMKMIQPKSEECDHIKFLIEEKDSEEEAFYEDLDGFEENGTQETRISPYTFCKAFPFHLMFDKDLMLTQCGNAIYRVLPQLQPGACILTSVFSLVRPHIDFSYHGILSHINTVFVLRSKEGLLNVETVENEDELTGVEISCLRLKGQMIYLPEAENILFLCSPSVMNLDDLTRRGLYLSDIPLHDATRDLVLLGEQFREEYKLTQELEILTDRLQHTLRALEDEKKKTDRLLYSVLPPSVANELRHKRPVPAKRYDNVTILFSGIVGFNAFCSKHASAEGAIKIVNLLNDVYTRFDILTDSRNNPYVYKVETVGDKYMTVSGLPEPCTHHAKSICHLALDMMEIAGQVKVDDEPVQITIGIHTGEVVTGVIGQRMPRYCLFGNTVNLTSRTETTGEKGKINVSEYTYRCLQSAENADLQFNLQYRGPVTMKGKKEPMKVWFLSRKSTDTP; translated from the exons ATG TATGGGTTTGTCAATCACGCCTTGGAACTGCTCGTTTTAAGGAATTACGGACCGGAAGTATGGGAAGACATCAA GAGGGAGGCTCAACTCGACATCGAGGGACAGTTCCTTGTGAGAATCATATATGAGGATGCCAAGACATATGATCTTGTTGGAGCTGCAAGCAAAGTCCtca aaattgaTGCGGGGGACATCTTGCAGATGTTTGGGAAGATGTTCTTTGAGTTTTGCCAAGAATCTGGATACGACACTATCTTGCGAGTACTGGGATCAAATGTTCGTGAATTTCTTCAG AATTTGGACGCCCTTCACGACCACTTGGGCACCATCTATCCAGGAATGAGGGCTCCCTCTTTCCGGTGCACGGATGCGGAGAAGGGCAACAATCTGATCCTTCACTACTACTCGGAGAGAGAAGGCCTGCAGGACATCGTGATTGGCATCATTAAAACGGTCGCACAGCAAATACATGGAACAGAGATAGAAATGAAG ATGATCCAGCCGAAAAGCGAGGAGTGCGACCACATCAAGTTCTTGATTGAGGAAAAGGACTCAGAGGAAGAAGCCTTCTATGAGGACCTGGACGGCTTTGAGGAGAACGGCACGCAGGAGACACGCATCAGCCCGTACACATTCTGCAAGGCCTTCCCTTTCCACCTGATGTTTGACAAAGATCTGATGCTCACTCAGTGCGGCAACGCCATTTACCGAGTCCTGCCTCAG CTCCAGCCTGGCGCCTGCATCCTCACTTCAGTGTTTTCCCTGGTCCGCCCGCACATTGACTTCAGCTATCATGGCATTCTTTCCCACATCAACACTGTCTTTGTCCTGCGAAGCAAG GAGGGCCTGCTAAATGTGGAGACCGTGGAGAACGAGGACGAGCTGACTGGAGTGGAAATCAGCTGTCTGAGGTTGAAAGGACAGATGATTTATTTGCCCGAAGCAGAGAACATCCTTTTTCTTTGCTCACCGAG tgTGATGAACCTGGACGATCTGACAAGAAGGGGTCTGTACCTGAGTGACATCCCTCTCCATGATGCCACCCGTGACTTGGTGTTGCTGGGGGAGCAGTTTCGTGAGGAGTACAAGCTGACTCAGGAGCTGGAGATACTGACTGACCGCCTGCAGCATACACTTCGAGCTCTGGAGGATGAAAAGAAGAAGACAGACAG attGCTCTACTCTGTCTTGCCGCCATCTGTTGCCAACGAGCTACGACACAAACGTCCTGTCCCGGCGAAGCGTTACGATAACGTCACCATCCTCTTCAGTGGCATTGTGGGCTTCAATGCCTTCTGCAGCAAGCATGCTTCTGCTGAGGGAGCCATCAAGATAGTCAACCTACTCAATGATGTTTACACCCGCTTTGACATCTTGACAGACTCTCGGAACAACCCCTATGTATACAAG GTGGAGACGGTGGGTGACAAATACATGACGGTGAGTGGCCTGCCAGAGCCGTGTACGCATCACGCCAAGTCAATCTGCCACCTCGCCCTCGACATGATGGAGATTGCCGGACAAGTCAAAGTCGATGACGAGCCCGTACAG attacaATTGGGATCCACACAGGAGAGGTGGTGACTGGGGTGATTGGCCAGAGGATGCCCCGCTACTGCCTGTTTGGAAACACAGTCAACCTCACAAGTCGCACTGAAACCACTGGCGAAAAGGGCAAAATCAACGTTTCAGAGTATACTTACAG GTGTTTGCAGTCAGCTGAGAACGCAGACCTCCAGTTCAATTTGCAGTATCGTGGCCCCGTCACCATGAAGGGAAAGAAGGAGCCCATGAAGGTGTGGTTCCTGTCCAGGAAGTCCACTGACACACCTTGA